GTGGTGATATTGCTCGAGTTGCTAAAGGCAGCAATGTGCTTGCTGGTGGTGCAATAGGGCTTGTTTTAATCAACACGGATGGCGGGGATGAAACCGTTGATGCAGATTTACATGTGCTACCAGCAGTGCATTTAGACGCCACTCAAGGTGCAATGTTGACTGATTGGTTAGCATCTGGTTCTGATCATACTGCAAGTTTTAATGCCTCTGTACTAGAAAGCGATCCTGCTAAGGCTGATATTGCCGCTTCATTTACGTCTCGAGGCCCCGAGTCGATAATGAACCGTTGGTTAACGCCGCACATCTCAGCGCCAGGGGTAGAAATTTATGGTGCCAATACCGAATATCAACCTTGGCGATCTGACGTAGATAAATCTGAATCACCAACTACCTTTATGAGCGGTACCTCGATGGCGAGTCCGCATATTGCTGGCGCTTACACTTTAATTGCAGCCTTAAAACCTGAGTGGTCACCATCAGAAGCGCAGTCAGCATTAATGCTCAGTGCTGAAACTGATACTTTAATGGATGATGGCGTAACACCATCTAGTTTGTTTACTGGTGGCGCAGGTAGCGCTCGAATTGCCAGTGCGCTTAACGCTGGTTTAGTCATGGACGTGACGTATGACGAATATGTTAATGCTAATCCAAATCTTGAGGGTACTCCTGAAAACATGAACTTACCTTCTGCATTGATGAATGAATGCATGATGGAGTGTTCTTGGACTCGCACGTTCACAGCGACAGCTGCTTCAACTTGGACTGTAAGTGATATGACCGATACCACAGGGTTATCGATCACAGCTTCACCATCTAGCTTTACCTTGAGTGCAGGCGAAAGTATCAGTTTAGATATCACTGCAGCGATTAGCGAAGGCTTTAGTTCTGAGTATGGCATGGGTTATCTAGTGTTAACGCCAGAGAACGCTGCGTTGACTACATCAAAGATGCCTGTCGTGGGAACTTTTGTTGCAGGTAGCTTTCCTGATGATGTGATGTTAACTACAGGACAAGACCGTGGGAGTGCTGACATTGAAGGCATAACCACAGTGGGTTCTAGTGATATCCAGATAGGGGTGTTTGAGCTCGCTGAAGTCGAAGTGATTGAAACTACAATCCCACGTGATGATAGCGATACCGCATCTTGGCCAACAAATGTGTATAACGACAGCAGTAAATTCTACTCTCGTTTAATTAATGTGACGCCAAATACCAAGCGTATAATTGCAAGAGTGAAGCATACAACATCACCTGATTTAGATTTGTACATCGGTCGAGATGACAACTATAACGGTCAGCCTGATAACGCAATGGAAATGGATCCATTAACATGTATGAGTGCGACGGAAACAGCTTATGAATCATGTGAGATCAATGACCCTCAAGCTGGTTCTTATTATATCACTGTGCATAACTATGGTGATACTTCAGCACCATCGGATATAGAAGATGATCTCACGTTTGAATTGGCGATTATCGGCAAGGATGATGAAAGTATCACAGTAGACTTTAAGTCAGCAGTGGCCGGAAACGAAGACATTGATTTAGTATTGAACTGGGATAAACAGCTTAAATCGGACACTTTATACACCACAGTGCTTGAAATCGGCACTGGCGCAGATGCTAAAGATAATGTGGGGTTAATGCCTATCGAGCTTTATCGCAGTGCTACTTACGCGCAAAGCAGTGTGGATGTTGAAGCTATTGATACTGGCGATATGGTCACCCTGTCAATTGTACTGGCTGATAATGACACCGATGAAGAAAGAACTATAACCGTGTCGACTTCAATCCCTGTAGGGTTAACTATCGACAGTGATAGTCATCAAGGTGTACTAGAAGCAGATACCGTAACGTGGGAAATGGTGCAAGCAGCTAATGAAACTGGGCAAACTATTGTGCTAGCAATGGATACTCAAAATTTAGTTATGTCGCAATCACTTAATTTCAGTGTATCTCATACTTTAGGTGATATGAGTAATACCGAGTCGTTAACGCCTGTAATGTTGGAAGGTATTCCAGTCGCATTAATCAACGGTGAGTCGTCAGTTGCAATAACTGCTGATGAAGCAACGACTGTAACACTTTCTGCAGCAGCAAGTACTGCACCGAATATGGATGATG
This window of the Shewanella goraebulensis genome carries:
- a CDS encoding S8 family serine peptidase, coding for MTSIYKKSIIAAALSLALTPTLSANVVDTRGLDTDSGQRTNQPSPIKQRHIENLYMVLLDDQPLATYHGDQGNLKATSILSNPSNKAAKSGTLDVNSAVSQQYVQYLSSQRSKTLAQAKSRLSRQLTIHADYHIALNGFSTELSEKEAQMLASVAGVKSVQKVELRHLNTDSGPKHIQAPSAWDGSATGVGSMGEGVIVAIMDTGINHTSASFADIGGDGYDHVNPLGEGTYLGHCSDSELAHYCNDKLIGIWAHEAILDDYTPEGDDRIGIDHNGHGSHVASTTAGNIVKDVTVYNAVGDEAEFSFGQISGVAPHANIVSYQVCAADAGCWTDVTALAVEHAIANGVQVINYSVGGGASDPWSDTDALAFLAAREAGIHVAVAAGNDGPGAETVGSPGNAPWLTTVAAYTHDRSFTDKEVTFTGGDYDLDMLTGKGATSGITGEIVSAADFGQAGCLDPFEADTFTGKIVVCDRGDIARVAKGSNVLAGGAIGLVLINTDGGDETVDADLHVLPAVHLDATQGAMLTDWLASGSDHTASFNASVLESDPAKADIAASFTSRGPESIMNRWLTPHISAPGVEIYGANTEYQPWRSDVDKSESPTTFMSGTSMASPHIAGAYTLIAALKPEWSPSEAQSALMLSAETDTLMDDGVTPSSLFTGGAGSARIASALNAGLVMDVTYDEYVNANPNLEGTPENMNLPSALMNECMMECSWTRTFTATAASTWTVSDMTDTTGLSITASPSSFTLSAGESISLDITAAISEGFSSEYGMGYLVLTPENAALTTSKMPVVGTFVAGSFPDDVMLTTGQDRGSADIEGITTVGSSDIQIGVFELAEVEVIETTIPRDDSDTASWPTNVYNDSSKFYSRLINVTPNTKRIIARVKHTTSPDLDLYIGRDDNYNGQPDNAMEMDPLTCMSATETAYESCEINDPQAGSYYITVHNYGDTSAPSDIEDDLTFELAIIGKDDESITVDFKSAVAGNEDIDLVLNWDKQLKSDTLYTTVLEIGTGADAKDNVGLMPIELYRSATYAQSSVDVEAIDTGDMVTLSIVLADNDTDEERTITVSTSIPVGLTIDSDSHQGVLEADTVTWEMVQAANETGQTIVLAMDTQNLVMSQSLNFSVSHTLGDMSNTESLTPVMLEGIPVALINGESSVAITADEATTVTLSAAASTAPNMDDELSYSWVQVSGPVVTFADDTAQTTELTLPAVDADGSAVIELTVSNGTKTAVAATASIAVVAEYIAPAPEPKSDSSGGAMGVLVLLAGLLGFRRRK